The region AATGGCAGCCTCCCAGAGCACCACATGACAAACATcgtttatatatttctttaatttatgTTTGTCATGTGACACACTAAGAGGTTGCCATTTGACGCAATTGGACTGGCTAATAGTATCATATCAACATGAGTAACGATGTTAGTGTGGAAGTACCAACCTGGTTGATAGAATATAAATTCAAGAGTCAAGTAAGTCCAAAAAAATTAGGGACATGGATAGATTCGGggccaaattatatattaacccATTTAAATTTGAAGGGTGTTGTTAAGGAGCTTGATTTGTCTATTTAGGATATtacaaaacaaattttttttatttcaatgatataaataaaaaattgacacatacattaaatcaaagatgGATTTATTGTTCATACTGGAATCATTGGAGttaaaaataatacattaaaaattgaTTCTTAAATCTAaaccaatattaaaattttagtttttataagaAGTAATTATCagttaataaaatgaaatttacgTACTTGATAAAATTGAAAATACAGCTCCCTCGTAGCTGGCACAGACAAATTCCGTACAcgcaaaaataattaaaaagagagagagagagagaatacaATCCTGAAAATCCCACTCTCGAAAACCGAACGTGGTTGACcattgaattaaaaatcaaaaattaatttttacttaGGATTGAATTCCTCTCATTCCGTCCATACACATCTCTGGTCCAAGATATTGTTTTTGAGAGTGTGGTTGTgagtttttgttattttattttcatttcgaTCTTAAGTATGGAATAGATAAGCTAAGCCAACATTTTGGTGTGAGGGTTCACCAACTCATGGTCCCATGTAATTGACAGTTGTGGCAATCTGTATTTATCACCCAATTCTGCTTCTTTCAATTCAAGACATACAAATTCATTGAGGAAGTTGGCAACCATTTcaatattaattttcaaattcaaaatttattaattgtCACTTTACAATATTATTATACAAAGTGGGAGTACTTTGTTGGGAATGTGTTGAAGGATCGACTCTTGGTGAGCACATTTCACAGACttctcacaaaaaaaaaatcggAAACCCTCAACTAAAGCTAGTTCAAGTGGGCATCGATGGCAAattctttagtttctttaagcATTCACTGAAGCACTCTCATTCTATAAATCTATCGCATTTTTAAATGTGACATAGTCGAGAGACAAAACTCCCACCATAATCTATCAATGCTAAGTAGACAACTCTTCACAATCTTATCCCAAAAGAACTCGAAAATCTACAATTTGTAATTTTCCTTCCGAAAGAAATCACCACTTCATTTGTTTATAAACTTTTGGGTTGAGCAAGTTTAAGCCTCGTTAggcaaattttgattttgggataAGTAAGTTGGGTCTCATTAGGCTAAACATATGCAAGGCAAACAAAGCTTTGGGAAGTAGTAGAATTTATGTTCCAAAACGCTTTTCGTTACCTAGGTCAacataagaagaaaaaaagagagtaaaatgtTACGAGTTGATAATTAGGATGAAACAATGAATATGGTAGTGTGGAGTTTTCATAAGCATTTATTCCGAGATTAGTCTCATAACTTTGGCTACAGTCTGatcataacttatttattatgCATGTATTATAATAGTTggacataaaatttaaaaaatagtacaaatttaaaaataaatcatatgaGACTAAAAATAtgttaatcattaaaaaaaacattctAAAATAACTTATTTCATGACAAAAAATTCAAAGTTGAAATAGTAACTCATAACGAATTGATTGATAATTTAAGTTGTTAGGGGAAAAAAAGATATGCGTCGAAGTCCAATCAAATAAGATGAGACGCATTGACAATGCTTACTAATTGCCCAATAAGACAAAATTACCACAGAAATTCCAGCAAGTTTTGACTGCCTGCCagtgtattattgttattattattgaatgAATGCCCCAACCTCAAGCATGCCGAAGCTAAACTTTGTCATCTAGTAAACAAAACTTGTAAAGAACTTTCCAAAAAGTCTGTCACCATAACATGATATGCTGCCTTTTTGGGGGGACTCCAAATTAAATTAACATAACAATTCCTTCTACATTCACTGCTTTCCTGTATTTTTCAAAGTGTAGAAATGGCACCATAATTCACAATACTCCAATTTGAATTTGTTTTACAATACACCCTTcttcaataattttattatctGAGCATTAGAAGCTCATCTTTATTATAACAATTAAGTTATATAAAGTGTTGTGATAAATAATGATAGTTCACGAGAATAACCGCTAAAAATAGAGATTTAAACATGGTGTTTGAGTAGATTGATGGAAAGTGGTATTTATAAAGGAGGGCAAATTTGGTGTAGGCCTTAATCGTTAGTGCAGAAGGTGAATATTGTTGGAGTTGACATGAAGCTAAATAGAGAGTCATTAGGCTTGGTGAGATAATGGATTGATGAGTGCTTCCTTGCATCTTCTAGGAATTGTGCAAGCCTATATTACATAATATGGTATTTTGGTGATGACTTTGCGAGGTCGAGTTTCTCCCAATGATGTATATCTTttgtttatttatcatcttttagaTTTTCATTAAGAAGACGATAATGTTTCTAATCATGATTGAAATCTAGTCTTTATGCTTCTAGCTCTAGGAATTTAGTACTTTTATTTGTATGGTTTAAAAATTAGGTCCAATTAGTAATGCCATTAATGACTTTTCATTGAATCGGAATAGAAAACATTTTAATATCTAGaggtttaatttaaaaattaaaattcaattgataaaacatatttaaatttaatacaagTGAAGTAACAATGTTATCCAAATTCTTAAATGAGAAAATATTgatattaaaagtaaaatgattaaatttcaaaaaatctaaACAATAAAGGGATTGGAGCTGAAATTAGACCTTTTAAAAtaacactaaaactaaaataacccAGAAAAAGATTGCAATTTAGCACCAAAATTAAATGtagaagaaagaaaattaattagTGTTAGGAATACAAAGAAGTCAAGGCTAAATGGGTGGTGAAATCTTGAAAAATGCTGATTCTCTTTTTGACAACCCATTACACCAAATCACAGATACAAGACTAATACCCAACCATCCAGCCTAACTTTGAATCTCGTAATAATACTATTGTTCCACTtactaaaaaaaaataattataaattttatttttctactttACCAAAGTAGATAGTTAATTTGCTTagcttaatttattaataattttccaTATTCTCGAGAAttcaattttaaagaaataaaataataggaaTTCAATTCAATCACACTGTTCCTAATTTGGTAACCCAAAAATCAGGTAACATTCCAACTTTTGCAAGCAACTTGAACACATGTTTGTCACTTGGAAACGTGAATGATTAATGTATGAAAAGTAATGAGGAGACTTTTCTTTTGTTggaatatgtttaatttaatgtaaacataaaaacaacgtttataacatttatttacaccaaattagatattaatattgtACATTATTTGGTTAATGTATGCAAATGAAAATGGAACTCTTTTATCTCTTCAGCAAATATTGGGGAAAAAAGAATGAGTCATTATTGTTTTTAATCAGGAGTTTGTTTAGTTTAATTGAAGACGAAATATAGAAAGTGAATCATAGCGGGCATGATTATCTCCACCCATGAagtcaaaatagaaacaaaaatgtTATCCATGGACACCAACATTTCTTAATTTCCAAATCTATGATGAATCACTTATCAATGTTGTTCTACTacttattacttttttttaataataattaaggaTTTAGGGAATGCATAAACACATTttgagattttcttttttttgaaataaggtTGGATTTAGAAATAAAACTTGCTCTTGTCTCAACATAATATTATAGTAGTTTAAAGTATATTCTTTTAACATTATACCTACAGAATGATTATTAGTATAGcttaaaatattagtaataaaaatttattattctatttttataaaaaaatattaaaattgtcaCATTTCATATAGCTTTGATTTCTTCGAGTCATATTTGGGTTGGGCGATGCTAGATTTTGCTAAGGGTATATCTAGTGGAGGTTAAGGAATGCAAAAAATTGCCCTATCCTTTATTACCTTTAAAGGGTATTGGATTGTTTAAATCCAAACCTTaacttattatttttgaaaatcgaCAGGTcgctttaaattttaaattaattgaccAACATCTTATCAAAATATTTGAAATGattaaaacacatatttatatataactcGAGACTcgaattaatttatatataaatatgtgttttaatAATGTAAACATTTGCTAGGTAAATGAATGTAAAcatctatacttttaattaaatcATCCTGACTCGAATTTTTAAGTTAAGTTTTTGATGTTTCAGTTCTAATCATTTTACAtaaatttaagttattaattattattattattattttgaattaatcaaaattgagAAATCTCAAACAAAGTGTTTATGAATTTTTTGtcgttattattataataatattttatcccTTTTATTGTGGTCCCCGCATATCGAGATCCCTCGGATCCAGCCGTGCTACGCGCATCATGGGATTCATTGCACCACCACTCTCCCCTACACATCACCACATTTTATCAGCCCTCCTCGTATCAATATCTCGTCGCTCCATCTCCTTCCCGATATATTCCTCAAAAATCTCGTCGAACATCTGCCCCTACACGCTCTTCCATACACCCGTTTTCTGCGGCTCCGCTTCGTTGCCGACGGATAAGATCTCCCCTTCCCACCGTCCATCATATGGCCCGCATCTCACCCCCACCACGTGTCTCTATCTTAAACGTCCATTAGTTATCCCCACACAAAAAATTGATACCCTCATATTTCCTTTCGCTATAATTCTGGTTTAGTCCACGGTAATACTAAAATTTGACATttaatcattttgttttattttaatttgatatgatttgttATAAATTTTTTACAATATCACCCTAATTGGCTATCTTTTCCTATCACTTGACTTCTTACTCgtacttttataatgtcattagtgtATTTAAATTCGATAAAATTGTTTGTTGATATTGTTAGAGTGTTGACGTGAAGTCTTTTGTATTATACGATCATACAATTTATATCACATAAAAATTCAATCAATCATGTTTAACCCCTTTTCTAGTTTAATATAAGTAACAATTGAGGTTGTCAATTTACAAAGTTATGTAAACAAAAACATagagataaatttcaaaatttcaacatagtaAAGGGACTAAACCTAGAATTAGACCTAATTTGACATGACATATTTAACCATTGTTAAAATCTAACCCTTCTTCTCAACACatcaaaaaaaattcttatcCTCTCTCACCTTGTATCTGTCATATCACTTCACTTTCTCTCTCTTTATAGCTCCTTAACCTCTGCTCTCACTGTAACCTTCATTAATGGCGTTTCAGATCTGAAAATGAACTCTAAAGCTTAAGAAAACCCCAAACTTCGGCCAAACCGAAAGGCAAAAAAgagaaatctttttttttgtatatttttaatccAAAAAGGCTTAATTTCTCTTTGCGTGTGTGTGtgtttgttttttgtttctctttctcGATTTTTCAAAATGCAGAAGAAAACGGCGTATTCGTTCCCCGACGAGATTTTGGAGCACGTTTTCTCGTTCATACAATCGGTCAAGGACCGGAACGCAGCGTCGTTGGTGTGCAAATCGTGGTACGAGATCGAACGGTGGTGTCGGAGGAAGATATTCGTGGGGAACTGTTACGCCGTCAGCCCTACGATGGTGATCAGGCGGTTCCCGGATATCAGATCCATTGAGCTAAAAGGGAAGCCACACTTCGCGGACTTCAATCTGGTACCGGACGGTTGGGGCGGGTACGTACTTCCATGGATATCGAAAATGGCTGGAGCCTATCCATGGCTCGAAGAGATCCGGCTTAAGCGAATGGTTGTCACGGACGAGAGCCTGGAGCTTGTTGCTAAGTCGTTTACGAATTTGCAAGTGTTGGTGCTCTTTTCTTGTGAAGGGTTTTCAACTGATGGGCTCGCTGCTATTGCTGCTGGCTGCAAGTGAGTTTGATGAACTCTTTTTTCACTTCGTTTGTTTGgctttttctttgcttttcaGTTAGACAAAGAATTGGACCTTGGGTCTTTGTTagattcaatttttgtttttggttttagcTACATTTCTGTTTTCTTAGTGATTTTTGAGAAGGGTAGAGTTTTGTTCACTTCAAATGCCCCTTTTCCCCTAGGATTCCTTGTTCTTGTTTGCTATCCCTAGATTCTTTTTCGGGGGTTGTTTTCCAGATTTTAAACGGTTACGTCTGGGAAACGTGGGCTTTGCTTTTGCTGTATAACgatgaataatatattttgtaaattgaggatGTAGGGACTGATTTTCCAAGTTGGTACTGCAGATTCTTATcgtatttcttttttcaaaatttttccttttttttttctatcctTCTTTGTATGTTATTTTAATTCCATCTTGggatttgtttgttttttgttcCTAGATTAGAACTTTATTTCTTGTATGGTTTGAGCAATTAGATGCTTAAAGAATATGCAAATTTCTTCTCTTGTAAGTTCAATTGTAAAAAAGAAACTTTCTTCTTGATTTTGTATTTGATTTGGTCGATTTTTTTAATTCCTTGTTTATATGAATCAAATCTGGTTTTGTGATACAGGAATCTGAGAGAGCTGGACTTGAGAGACAGTGAAGTGGATGATTTGAGTGGGCATTGGCTCAACCATTTTCCTGACACATACACATCCCTTGTGTCTCTCAACATTTCCTGCTTAGGATCCGATGACGTTAGTTTCTCGGCCTTGGAGCGCCTAGTTGGTAGATGTCCCAACTTGAGGAGGCTTTTGCTCAACCGTGAAGTGCCCCTCGATAAGATTGCCAACCTTTTATCCCGTGCACCGCAGCTGATTGAATTTGGCACTGGCACCTATGCAGCTGAGCTACGGTCAGACGTGTACTCGAACTTGGCTGAAGCTTTTTGTAATTGCAAGGAATTAAAGAGCTTGTCCGGGTTTTGGGATGCAGTCCCAGCTTACCTTCCAGTTATTTACTCTGTATGCTCCAGATTAACATCATTGAACTTAAGCTACGCTCCCATACAAAATCCCGATCTTACCAAGCTTGTAAGCCAATGTCCGAGTTTGCAACGCATGTTGGTAAGTCCATTACTGTATCATTATGCATTTGAATTTATACCTATAGTAAAAAGATTAGGACTGGCGTGAGATAAGACCCTATTGtaaacattaaaacattaattggCCTATGGGTCCGATTTAAACCGTGCTGGGAACATGTTCTGATAATTGAATTGTATCTTGCTTTTATTTCTGTTATTTTTCTTAAGCTAGGTTGGTTGTGCTCACAGGTACTTGATTACATTGAAGATAGTGGACTCGAAGTGCTCGCATCTAGTTGCAAGGACCTACAGGAATTGCGGGTGTTTCCATCTGATCCATTTGGGGAAGAGCCAAATGTATCCTTGACAGAAAAGGGCCTTGTCGCTGTTTCTTCGGGTTGTCCTAAGCTACAGTCGGTTTTGTACTTTTGCCGTCAAATGTCTAATGCAGCTTTAGTCACCATTGCTCAGAACTGTCCGAACTTCACTCGTTTTCGTCTTTGTCTTCTTGATCCAAAAATAGCCGACTACCGGACCCTTCAGCCACTTGATGTAGGTTTTGGAGCCATTGTTGAGCACTGCAAGGATCTGAGACGCCTTTCCCTCTCTGGTCTCCTCACAGATTGTGTGTTTGAATATATCGGGATGCATGCGAAAAAGCTAGAGATGCTGTCTGTGGCTTTTGCAGGAGAAAGCGATTTGGCACTTCATCATGTGCTTTCTGGGTGTGAAAGTCTCCGGAAACTGGAGATTATGAACTGCCCCTTCGGGGACAAGGCTCTATTAGCGAACGCTGCAAAGCTGGAGACAATGCGATCCCTTTGGATGTCTTCTTGCTCTGTGAGTCTCGGAGCATGTAAGATGCTAGGTCAAAAGATGCCCAGGTTGAATATCGAAGTTATGGACGAGAAGGGACCTCCAGATTCAAGAGCAGAAAGTGACCCGGTCGATAAGCTCTACATATATAGATCTGTTGCCGGGCCGAGGTTCGATATGCCTCCATTTGTTTGGACGATGGACGAAGATTTTGCATCAGAGCTCTCTTGAGAATTAGGCAACATGTTAGAAAAAACTCTTTTAATCTCAAGAATCAATGTATCAGGTACATGCTCCTTTATGTTACTCACTATTCCCTTGGCTTAATCTAATTGCAGACCTTATTGAAGGGTGTAAAATGGTTTTGAGCTCCATCGCCGTTCGTTTTAGTAGTGGCTGGCGGAGCCATCGGAAACACAAGGATCGATAAAGAGATGGAAACTCCAGTTGTGGATTAATCaagagtttttattttattttatttgtttcccCATAGTTACCATGCATAATGTTGGATGTTTACGTCATTTGTATTATCCTTTTGGGGTAGTAAATCTTAATTATTATCTTTTCTCTCAATGCTCAAATTATGTTTTGGTCCCTCGACTAACCTCATTGAATCTGTATCAAAGCTTTAAGTTCTTAAATATTTTCAACCCTTAAAAAATGATGCATTCATTAACCTTCaatatttttgtttgaatttcattgctattttcatttaaaatttaattattgtctgaaattttttattttggtgataTTAAAATAGTTATATGCATTTTAATAATATtcgaattaaataatattatttcttatTAAACATATGGCGATGTAGTATATGCATATTGGATAAATATTATATCGAAATCATcaaattatttgattgaattaGAGACAAATGAAAATACAGCAAAAGCAAAAAGATTTAGAaggattaattttataaaaataaatacatattagagGGGCTTGATGTAGAATTGGGCCAATTAGAGGAAGAGATGATGACGATGGGGGCACACACACGTTGGGGCGTAATTTATGAAGGGATAGGGGGATCATGCTTCATCATTAATATTCTCTCTGTTACTTATGATTGTTGCCGCTGACTGCTGATTTCACCTCTTCTCATCACCATCACCATTATTACTAAGCAGAGGGTCAAATTCTTTGAGGTTACAGTGCCTCCAGGATATGGGCGTCAGTGCTTATAATGATGGGCTCACAGTTCTGTTAAAAGTGAACCCCtcattattaaaataatgttgGTGGTGTCATTACAGACTTATATATTTCTGCAAAATTAATCACATACTACTGCTATTGCTGATAACAATAAGAATGATGCTTTTATCATCACTTTTTGTTGCCTGCCCCCTTTTTATTGGTTTCtatcttaaaaattattattacgttTTGAGTAGGGACGTGTCATATCCAAATAAATTCCTATTCTttgtttttatcttatttattagtatttccaaaaaaaatataCGTAAGAacaaagtataataaaatataatagtttaaaGGTTTAAACTGCTGATGGTGGACAATACTGAATTTGAGTAGAGTACAGAAATACCGAATGAATCTCAAGGTACCTAGAACTAACGCCTTCGGTGTCTCCAACCTATAGCAACTACTACTGTCGGATTGATGAGATTATACCATGCAACTATTGGATGTTTGTAGGAGATTTAATTGGAGGTATTAATTTCTTCCTATTCTCTTCCAATTCTTTACATATCAACTATTGTGGTATATTGACATAAAATCTTAGTTGAAATCAAATCTCGAGTTCGATCCGTGATACCCTCATCCAAAAAGAGAAAAAACTAGTTTCCCAGATTTTATGTCTAAACCCTCCAAAAATTGTAATttgaattacttttttttttcctgcACAATCTATCAGCTTACAAAGTCGAACAAGGGCACACAGCGATATACAATgatatatttttcgaattttcaGCTTTCAAGTATTTATATATAAAGTTCTACAAATCAAAATAACATGTACAAAAGCTAAACTCTACAAGTAAAAAACCAACCTGGTATATATACCCTAAAGCTTTGGCTTAAGGAAGAACAACTACAGAAGGGAAAAACATTTTCTAGTAACAAAAAAGCCAACCCAAGTTTACCACAAAGGTTTTCAACGCTTTACCTTTGCGAAACGGCCTTTAATTCTTGTCCTGCTTTCAGCTCGAGCTTTTCTTGATTCATACCTTACGTGCTTATCATATCTGTAATGTTTTCACATAAACAGTGTTTTTCTCAACCAAAAACATTCATCATATGTAAGGTTTTTATGTGTATGTAACATTtctttatgaaataaaataaaaatgtatgtgTTGGGTTATGTTTTCTAGACTCTGGATATGAGTATGCATGACAAAAAGTATATTCAATACCTATGTCAGGTACTCACACCCAATTTCGAGTAACGCAGCTACTTACTAATAAAGGTTAATGATATCAGTGGTAAGGAACAAAGTGAAGCAAAAAATACctccttgttttctttttctccttgtaACGTGAGATTGCAGTCTCTCTCTCCTGGCTATTTAACTCATGGACAGCAACCTTTGGAAGTGCTGATATGGTTCCTACACCAGTTTGAGGTTTCATTTGTTGGTCTTCAGGGCCATCATTCACATCTATATTCCTGCTACAATCTACATGTGTATTAGCAACCCTAGCATTTTCCTCGGTATATAGGAGTGCTTGATTGGTGATCTCAACATTATTATTGAATTTCAAGCACTGTAACGGACTTGTCTGCATCAAGAGAAACTAGATTAGCTGTTCTGTTTTCACTAATCACAGAAGATTAAATGCTGAAATCCATCATCACCATAAACTTTAAGCCATATCAGGCTTCAACCTGAATATGATGGATAGATCATGATGGAAGCAACCATTAATGAAGAAGACAAAAAGTCTTAATCAAGTCTTAATCATCATTAAAACAATGATGATGTAAGAGGTGATAAAAGCAGCTGTAACACAAGCAGTGACAACAACAGTCATAAATACAAGCATGACACATGGAATCATAAAAACAATAAGTAGAATCCACACGCCACGCCATATTTCAAACTAAAACCACATCCTAAAATCAATAGCTTTTTCAACTATTACAACACTTGTTTTTCTAACTTACAAGGACCTTTGTGCTCATTTTAAAAGTGACTAACA is a window of Gossypium hirsutum isolate 1008001.06 chromosome D08, Gossypium_hirsutum_v2.1, whole genome shotgun sequence DNA encoding:
- the LOC121220114 gene encoding protein TRANSPORT INHIBITOR RESPONSE 1, which gives rise to MQKKTAYSFPDEILEHVFSFIQSVKDRNAASLVCKSWYEIERWCRRKIFVGNCYAVSPTMVIRRFPDIRSIELKGKPHFADFNLVPDGWGGYVLPWISKMAGAYPWLEEIRLKRMVVTDESLELVAKSFTNLQVLVLFSCEGFSTDGLAAIAAGCKNLRELDLRDSEVDDLSGHWLNHFPDTYTSLVSLNISCLGSDDVSFSALERLVGRCPNLRRLLLNREVPLDKIANLLSRAPQLIEFGTGTYAAELRSDVYSNLAEAFCNCKELKSLSGFWDAVPAYLPVIYSVCSRLTSLNLSYAPIQNPDLTKLVSQCPSLQRMLVLDYIEDSGLEVLASSCKDLQELRVFPSDPFGEEPNVSLTEKGLVAVSSGCPKLQSVLYFCRQMSNAALVTIAQNCPNFTRFRLCLLDPKIADYRTLQPLDVGFGAIVEHCKDLRRLSLSGLLTDCVFEYIGMHAKKLEMLSVAFAGESDLALHHVLSGCESLRKLEIMNCPFGDKALLANAAKLETMRSLWMSSCSVSLGACKMLGQKMPRLNIEVMDEKGPPDSRAESDPVDKLYIYRSVAGPRFDMPPFVWTMDEDFASELS